Genomic segment of Pelmatolapia mariae isolate MD_Pm_ZW linkage group LG6, Pm_UMD_F_2, whole genome shotgun sequence:
TAAATAACCGTATATTTGAAAAGCAAAATTATCAAAATTTCTCCGTTTCAAAAATCTAAATGTCgtcttttctgctgcttttaatcAAACAGGCTTCAAGTTATTTGCAAATCTTAGCATTCTGCTCTAACATTTTATAAAGCATCCAAACTTGTTTGTAGCCACAATTGTACACAAACAACAGTTTACAGATTTACCAAACTGTAGACAGGTTAAAGCACATTTATTAGTTTTAAATGCTCTCAGTTAATCTACATTTGAGTGCTACAGAGCATAATTAATGTTATTCAAAGGGATGTAAATGAACACTTGAAGGATTCACATTCTTTCTAAACTTGATGAGCGGAAACAAAACAATCATGTCCATCTCTATTCCAGAGGCAACCCTGAACCCAAGGAGTAACGCAGCAGGTATCTCTGCGCCTAAAAGTTACCCCATCACTATTTCTCATTAACATACCATAACTTTTCATTCCCCGTGCACACCCCTAATGCTCTCATTTCTTTCACTGAGCCTAACTGAGGGAAATGTGGCTATCAGAGATGTAACTGAAAAATTCTGAGTCCCAAGTCATATTACACCATTTGGTTTCCATTATACCCATTTCCTGGGGTCATATTTTTCCTCAGTGCTTGGTTTAACTGCCGTAAACCAAACTCATTTTCCTGACCAAGGAGTTAAAATGAGTTACAAAGATAACCAGCGTGCTTTACCCGTAACCGAAGCACAACCTGTACATTCTGTACTTCATCAACGCTCCTTTTGCAGTGTGCAAACACCCAACTGGTTTTCAAATGAACTTAACCAGCACAGAGCCTATTGCATCCCCTCACTGTGAcaatgtttctttgtgtttgtgtcttgtgTACTTTTTTGTCCTATTTTAGGCGTGGAAATGAGCCCTCCTTTAGCAGCACACCTCGGCGCATAGGCGGAGGCCGAAGGGTGGTCGAGGATGCCTCAGAGGAGGACGCCGACTCCCAAAGCGACTTCAATGGGACAAAGTCCGCTGACTAagggactttttaaaaaatcatataTGAGAAATACTGTTCAGGGCAAAGCCTGCCActtaaaacaaagaattacttCAAAAGCCTTTTATGCTATCTAGTTCTTCCATATCACttcaaaatatattttcctCCCATTTCCAGAAGTGTACTGAGCTGTCCTCTTGTTTCAGAGCACCTTTTCTTGACACAAAAACAATCAGGACATGATTTCAACTTAGTGGGGTCGTCTAGTGGTTATGCTTTTGTGTGAtttgctggggttttttttttccttttctattttcactgttttttttactgcactgaCACAAACATAGGAGCCTCTAATTAACACCCACTTAGTACTTAAAGCAGTGACAAAGTGTAAATCTACAGATGTAGAACTATTATCAGTTACCGTCGTCCTGTTGCCTGTGACTGCTGTTATTGTTCCAGAGCACCACTCTAGGGTTTCAGATTGGATGCATAGACAGATATTTCAATCCCCAGTCTGCTTCTAGTCAGTGGTGTTGTTTATTACCCCCACcaaggaaaaacatttttagcttCTGTTATATTATTTGTGCCTCTCATGTGTCCAAATCTGTTTAGATACGCTGTTTATGAAATGTTTGAGGTCAGACAAGGTTTTGGGTTACTGTTAACCAGAAAACTGAGAGTCACATATCAACATTGAGCACTAAGCAACGCTCAGATCTTCTttcagtagctttcctttctcCAGATTTACTGTacttagaaacaaaaagtcCCTGATCACCCTAAACTAAGTCAATCTCATTTTATaattttctttgtattcaaCAAATGTTTACATGGCACTTTTTGTATCCATTACCTGTTGAACCACCTGCACAAGAATtaaagagctttaaaaaaatagtttgacTTTCTCCTTTTAATGTTTCTGTCTTGGTCAGTAACTCACTCACATTATTCACATCTGCTCAGTTtagtagaaaaagaaaaaaacaactgcaaACCAGCAGGACGAAAGTTGGGTATAGTACCTCAGGCACAAACAGTTTAAAGTCAGCATACAGAAGCAGCTGCAGGCGTCCTAAACACAAACAGCCAGTACACAGTGATTACAAGGATTACAACTGGAAGTAGCTCAAGGAAGATTAAAGGGGACCAGTTATGCTTCCCTTTGCTTTCTGTCACACTCGTAGACGAAACAAGGCCAAAGTTTCAAATCATGAGGTCAGCATATGTGTTAGGATTCCCTGTGAGTCAATATTTCTAGTTCAAGACTGCTCTAAAGACTATTTTTTGTCTACTCTGTATGTCGTTAAAGAGGATATCcttaatgtgtttatttcagGGAGGTTCAAAACTTCCGTTTAGGAGGGAGCagacataagaaaaaaaaaaaagctggccTAAATTGAGAAGACCTACAATAACATGTTTCAGGCAGTGGATAAACTCGGACTGCAAAAAGGTCCTGAATGAGACAAATGATGATTATTTTTAACTGTGTGTCCTTCATAGCGCCTCGGTTACATTAACATTAATATGACTGTAGAAACAAGCATGACAGGCCCCCTTTAAACTGTCCTGCAAACAGGAGGACCTCCAGATTTCAGCTGTTACAAGTTAATTCCTACACAAAGGCTACAGTGCAGTATACAGTGATAGCGACTGTATAAAGGTCATATTTAGATATGCAACTTTAATATTTGCTTAATGAGCTGCTGGATGGCAGTGGTGACAAGATCCgtttaaacagaaacatttcagggaAAAGCATAGCTCTCACATTAGAATCCATTTCCTAATTTCAGAGAGTCTTCTTTATACCTACACGAGTATACGAACAGTGCTAATTTGACCATTTCAAAATCTATTATTGCTTATCATGTTTACCATTTGTCCACCATATAAGTCTAAATGACAGAAAGAGATACTATACATTCAAGTGCACATCTGCCTGTCTAAAATATACTGTCAGCTACCATCAGTAGGTTTATGATAACATTAGATCATAAATCTGCAGCATGATAAATTTTATCTCTGAGGCAGAAAATTTATACGCCCAGTAAAGCAGAAAATAGTTGGTGTGTGAAATGGTTGGAGGGAGGTAATAGGAAGGACCCGAATGATAATGAAATGGGGTCGGGGGGTATACTAAATGCTATTACTTTAACCACTATGAAGTCAAGTGGCACCCCTCTCCATGAAAATCTGACAGAGACGATGATCTGTTTCAGTATTTTAACAACTGGGTCAGCCGTGGCACTGCAGCAAAGCAAGAGTCCACAAACTGAAGAAGTAACAGCAGTGATGAAGGCAGCGCTGGCTGAAATACTAACACCAATTCATGGCAGGAAGTAATTCATTGTCAGCTCATTCATTCACCCAGTCTGAAAGATTTTTAAACCAAAAATATCAATCTCTTTTGTTCAGTATATGATGGGAAATGATAAACACAGAGAAGGCCAATGACAAAGCTCAACCATGTTTTTCATATATatctcaaagaaaaacaaacctattgcttttgttattttcagttttcccaTTTATCACAGCTTTGGTTTTGACTTGGTCACAAACACAATATTTGCTCAACTTTTCCATAAACAATACTCCAGATTCTTGGTCCCTATACCAGGGTCACTTTCCAGTGCCTTTAATTATTAAAACTGTTCCTTACATGGATAATGATTAATAGGCTAGTGCACTACATTAGTGATGTAGGAgcagaaatgtttaaaaagccCTGCTGTGCTTGATCCaaccacagaaaacacagaaggtCCATCatgagttgggttttttttgttgtttttttaagaagttACCCATCACAGCATTAGAGATATAGTGGAAGATATGCTGCGAATGGTAGGGTCCACAGGATGTAGTGCTGCCTCCTGTGATATGGTGTGGTACAAGCCTGAGAGAGCAGAAGTCCGTGCGTTAATGGGTGGAGCCTTGGACAAGGACAATCAGCAGGACGTACGGAGACAAGGAAGACAGCTCAGCTCAAAGTCCAGGGGCATCGTAGGAGGAAGgtcaggagggagagagaaagggagggttttttcccctcccctcTCATAGCAGTATCTTGACCCCTCCCTGTGGAGACTGGGCACCATGGGAGATCCCTCTTGGAGGAGCTGGTCCAAACTCTAACCGTTTCaccaaactgaaaaacaaagttcAACTCATGAGCTAAAGCTGTACATTCAGATTCACAATCTTTTTTCAAATGTAGTTACAGTCAAAAGCCTCAAGGCTTTGCATTTGGACTGTTgccatcttgttttttgtttgttgtgtttatcAAGCACAGGGTGGTTCTGACTGAGAGACCCATAACAACGCTTGTGAGTTAGCGACTTATTAAACAAAGTTAGGCAGCCAGACCCTAAAGCATATCCTGCTTTATCATTCATTTCATCTTGAATGGAGCCAGAATGTACAAAATAAACATCATGTTTGTTCAGTAAGACTTCAAATTAATGAATGACTTTATAAAGTCATCAAGAACATTTTTACTCATGTCATAAAAGTAAAGAGGGGAGCATCATTCTCCTATCGACCTTTTACGGAGTTCATTTTACAACCCCCGGAgacgccccctgctggccattacaTCATGACATTACACATGTCACTGCTTGGGTTTAGGCCAACTTCATCTGGCTTTTCAGGCCCAGAGCCCACATCCATTTTTAACTCTGTTCCCCATAAAGATGACATTTGACGGCACCCCTGTGCTGGTGTTTTGACACCTCAGTATATATTGATAGACGTGGAAAAACAACCGTTAGAATAGTTTCCAGGTTTTGCGATGGGTAGCTGGACAGGCAGAGCTCACCCCCTCAACTTCTGATGCAAACCCGGCAATTTTGTTCCATATGTAGGCATGAAATATGACAGTAACTGCTCAGATCATAAAACAGCTTGAATAATTTCTCCTAGGAGAAGGTAAAGACTCTATGCATAGTCTATACAGGTTATAACTGGTGTAGAGACCTATATATGCCAACATTCAATTACACATTACCTCATTGTTTAGCTACAAAGACCATTATCACCAGTTATCACTACCAGTTGGCAAAGTGGTAAAGATAAAAGGTACCTAATTTAAGGAAGTAAAATTAAAGTATCATGCAGAttctgaaatattcaaataGCCATTAAGTTTTATTAAATTCTGTTAGCATGCAATAAGCTACTAAACTGTTTTCCAGGGACAATCAACaaaaatagaataataaaaCTCCAAAATACCAAACAGCAACTTTAAGAGCTGGAAATTAGGCAAACAGAGAAGTAACAAGGTGCAATCTGGATCCATAAGAAGGCCAATCATAAAGTATGCAGATAGCTAGAAGTGTACTactcaaaacagaaaacagaaattcTACTGTAAACTCATGATGACACATTCCCTCACCTGTCATACTGAGGAGGAGGGTTCAGGCCCACCGCCTGGAGCTCAGGACCTGCATCTAAACCCGAAGGACTGCCAGGACCAACTGTAAGTGCCGGTCTGTTGACGGATGTGTCGTACACAAAGTCTCGACAAGATGCCAACTTGGACTCCAAATTCTGGCaggattaaaataaataaatacacaaatcaATAATAAAGACATACAAACCAACATAGCACTTTCAGTGTAAGTATTAACTTTCTTACTCCAACTTTTCTGAGTAGCTCCCCAACGATGTTGAGTGCAGATATTCTAGCCGATGTAGTAAGCGGGGTTCCTGTTAGACTATCACCTAAAACAACAACCACACATAAGCTGATAAACACATGGTATTTTAGTAAAGAGGTACTTATTAAGATAGTCAGAGTTTTATATTACCTCTCCGGATGTTGGAAGCTGGGGTTGTGACATATGAACTAATAGGTTTGGAGGGTGTGACGGGGATGGAAGGATTTCCAGCTGAGGGTAACATCATATCAGGACGATCTGTGTCTTTGCCCAGGCTGCTGGATGGCCTTCTCTCCTTCTGTCGTACAGCCAGCTCCTGGCGAAGGTCTGCCGCAAACAGAAGTAACAGAATTTAAACCATCTTCTAACCAACCACCTATTATAGTTTTTCAGAAGTAATTTATATTTGTGGAAAAAGCTGGCATATGGAGAAGGCAAACATgatcaaaaacaaaagtaaaggtGACGCTGGTTGCACAATGAAACCTGACGACCAACTGCCGGTTCAGTTTCTCACAGCACATTAAAAGCACATACAATATATTAACTGTGATAGCGTTCCACACTTTAGAAAGATTCACCAAGTGAATTTCCACACCATATAACACTAAAATATATGCCTATAGCTGTCTGTGAAGACCGGTTAAGCACAGACTCATAAACACTTATAAAACCCATTAAATAATTTTACCTAGGTTATTAGTTAAACATATCCTataaaattattatatattaacAGTCAGATGTAGAATAAACGGGAAGAACAggacataaataaaaacaggaactgcTGAATTAATCAAACTATCAAAATTCACTGAGTCAGTGATAAGAGAAATCAGCAGTTCTTGTGAACCTGAGAAGCTGCTTTGAGTGGATGATTGTGTGTGTACCTCTAGCTTCGTCCTTGAGCCTCTGAACAGACTCAAGCAGGTTCTCTTTCTCATCCAGCTCACTTTCAAGAAAGGCGTTTCTCTCAATGACCTGGTTCATCCGCTGCTCAAAGTCCTCCAGAGACATGATGGTAGCCCTGAGACAAGCAGAGAGGACATATTATGCAATATTGTGTATATACTGGCAAGTCTAACAGGCACTGCCTGCCTGTGTGAACATGTACCAACTTTTAAGCACTGACCTTTTGGTTCTCTCCAGGTCATCATTGGATTGCTCTAACTCTCTGATATACTTCTGCAGATGATCTCTAACTGCTCTGGTCTCTCCCAGCTCTTCCTCAAGTGTTGATATGTGCCTCAAAGCATCAGAATGCTGGACTTCAAATTTCTCCTACAAAAAGCACAAGaacaaataaactgaaactGACAGTGTCAGCTTGGCAAGGTCATGGCAAATTAATCAACACAGCTGCCGTTCATATTTTAATAAGAAAAgctgaatattttattaaacttTGAGACAACAAACCCTTTAAAAAGTTCCCTCTCCCCACATTTGAGCATTTTTTGAACACAAAACTGCATTTACTTTCTCCACTATGCCCATTTCCCCATGGACCACTGACTAAAATAGCAGTCAGCTGCTTTATACCCAGGCAGCAATTTTCCTAGTGGCAGTAGCAATAACAAGCTGAATGTTAGTAGGCTAAAAGCTGCTTGTGTGGGGTGTGTCTGTTCCAAATCCTCAATGTCACTAAGTGGAGCATCAGTGCTTGTGTCCCTCTATTAAGGGGCCACAGCCTACTTAAAATCAAGGTTGTCTACCTTTATGTTTTCCAGTTCTACGCGAAGCCGGTGATTATCCTGCAGCAGCTCTTTGTTTCGACCCTCACATTGCTTCAGCTCTGTCTCAAGCTCAGCCTCATAGTCCCGACTCATCTGCTGGAATTCCTGCAGCTCCTCTTGAGCCTCCTCAGCCCTGGTGACAGAGCAATGTACAACACCTCCAAAATATCAGCTCAGCACATGTTAAGGATTATATAACAATAACTACCAGAAAGTAATTTACTAAAAGTAAATCCTCCGATTATGTGCCCTTTTTTAGTACCTTTGCTCGTATCTCTCTGCTTGCTCCTTCCAGAAGCCCAGCTCCTCTTCTAGGGATGCAAACTTGCGTGTTGTCGGCTCTACCATGTCTGCTGCTCCGAGTAAGGATGGAGGGAGGATTAAATCAAATTATagctttctccttttttaaattacGTGCTTGTCTCACTTGGGGACACATCATTACAAAACCGTTAGCGAGTGCTAACTTTATTAGCTAACACAAATTACCTCCGCCGAACAATTTTCTTCACATACTGATGCCAAAAAAGGGAAAACcaaataaatagttttaaagtttatttgtagaatagtaaaaaaaatgaaacggCAACTTTTAA
This window contains:
- the LOC134629465 gene encoding nuclear distribution protein nudE homolog 1-like — its product is MVEPTTRKFASLEEELGFWKEQAERYEQRAEEAQEELQEFQQMSRDYEAELETELKQCEGRNKELLQDNHRLRVELENIKEKFEVQHSDALRHISTLEEELGETRAVRDHLQKYIRELEQSNDDLERTKRATIMSLEDFEQRMNQVIERNAFLESELDEKENLLESVQRLKDEARDLRQELAVRQKERRPSSSLGKDTDRPDMMLPSAGNPSIPVTPSKPISSYVTTPASNIRRGDSLTGTPLTTSARISALNIVGELLRKVGNLESKLASCRDFVYDTSVNRPALTVGPGSPSGLDAGPELQAVGLNPPPQYDSLVKRLEFGPAPPRGISHGAQSPQGGVKILL